From one Enterococcus sp. DIV2402 genomic stretch:
- a CDS encoding AAA family ATPase: MVTVDGQKENYSEWVTENLGEKTGMWYAPYLEKMGIYLEMFELAHGYQDNFFAYQTYEEFARIYGELTGETQADIAIVLEGITKHYPKEFVAKNLQWNKAYAKYTHEKGERSRPDNFGGIANLGSILRSYLKFLYYDEHQTLIYPKREKKIAAQEGEVDGSSNYWVISPGENARLWYEFISDGTIGLGWDYLGDLNQYDSRMEIEQAIAAQRDDGKRPFNDSKAVWDFYHNIQINDTIYVKAGIKKILGKGVVIDNYYFDDTKQEYKHRRKVDWIQTGEWNIRQALAQKTLTSLSAYPDLVFSIEKTINEEEFDESSMVEREFKLWLAKQVDENGIVLNDKTILSKIYALKNIEKTFQTPVFGEIDAEILRELKESVLSDNNYRYKGVAGSSLDYYIRYLESQPVVEENEIYPLSKFLEEVYLTEQQVTIMLSVLRNKKNIILKGAPGVGKTFIADRLAYATMEEKDASRVQMVQFHQSYSYEDFIEGFRPKADGEGFELKQGPFVKFARKAMRDPERDYFFIIDEINRGNLSKIFGELLMLVEADKRGKQINLLYSNEKFTVPENLYVIGMMNTADRSLALLDYALRRRFSFIEIEPAFDHPLFRKMVQDLDHPESTLRVIAKVQELNQEIEKELGKGFRIGHSYFVWKASETIARERVKEVVEFEIIPQLFEYWFDNEEKAEQWALELRNSYEE; the protein is encoded by the coding sequence ATGGTAACGGTAGATGGGCAAAAAGAAAACTATTCAGAATGGGTCACAGAGAATTTAGGCGAAAAAACGGGGATGTGGTATGCACCTTATCTAGAAAAAATGGGGATTTATTTAGAGATGTTTGAACTTGCGCATGGTTATCAAGATAACTTTTTTGCCTATCAAACATATGAAGAATTTGCGCGAATTTATGGTGAGCTTACGGGAGAAACCCAAGCAGATATAGCTATCGTGTTAGAAGGGATAACGAAACATTATCCCAAAGAATTTGTTGCTAAAAATTTACAGTGGAACAAAGCGTATGCTAAATATACGCATGAAAAAGGTGAACGTAGTCGTCCCGATAATTTTGGTGGAATTGCTAATTTAGGTTCAATTTTACGTTCGTATTTGAAATTCCTATATTACGATGAGCACCAAACACTCATCTATCCTAAACGTGAAAAGAAAATTGCTGCGCAAGAAGGGGAAGTTGATGGCTCGTCTAATTATTGGGTCATTTCACCTGGCGAAAATGCTCGGCTATGGTACGAATTTATTTCAGATGGCACGATTGGTTTAGGTTGGGATTATTTAGGTGATTTGAATCAATACGATTCTCGAATGGAAATTGAACAAGCGATTGCCGCACAACGTGATGATGGCAAGCGTCCGTTTAATGACTCGAAAGCTGTTTGGGATTTTTACCATAACATCCAGATTAATGACACCATCTACGTCAAAGCAGGCATTAAAAAAATTCTGGGAAAAGGTGTAGTCATTGATAATTATTATTTTGATGACACGAAACAAGAATACAAACATCGTCGTAAAGTAGATTGGATTCAAACAGGTGAGTGGAATATTCGTCAAGCTTTGGCTCAAAAAACATTGACGTCCTTGTCGGCTTATCCTGATTTAGTCTTCAGTATTGAAAAAACGATTAATGAGGAAGAATTTGATGAAAGTAGTATGGTGGAACGTGAATTCAAATTATGGTTAGCAAAACAAGTCGATGAAAATGGGATTGTTTTAAATGATAAGACTATTTTGTCAAAAATTTATGCACTAAAAAATATTGAAAAGACATTTCAAACACCTGTTTTTGGCGAAATTGATGCGGAAATTTTGCGCGAATTAAAAGAATCGGTACTTTCTGATAATAATTACCGCTATAAAGGAGTTGCAGGTAGTTCACTTGATTATTATATTCGTTATTTGGAATCGCAACCCGTGGTGGAAGAAAATGAAATCTATCCTCTGTCGAAGTTTCTAGAAGAAGTCTATTTAACGGAACAACAAGTAACGATCATGCTTTCAGTTTTACGAAATAAGAAAAACATTATTTTAAAAGGAGCACCAGGTGTCGGAAAAACCTTTATAGCCGATCGCCTAGCTTACGCCACGATGGAAGAAAAAGATGCGTCTCGAGTTCAAATGGTTCAATTTCATCAAAGTTATAGCTATGAAGACTTTATCGAAGGGTTTCGTCCAAAAGCAGATGGTGAGGGATTTGAGTTGAAGCAAGGACCGTTTGTTAAGTTTGCGCGAAAAGCGATGCGTGATCCAGAACGGGATTATTTTTTTATTATTGATGAAATCAATCGAGGAAATTTAAGTAAAATTTTTGGCGAGCTGTTAATGCTGGTTGAAGCAGACAAACGTGGGAAGCAAATCAATCTCTTGTATTCTAATGAAAAATTTACTGTGCCAGAAAATTTATATGTCATTGGGATGATGAACACCGCCGATCGAAGTTTAGCTTTATTGGATTATGCCTTACGTCGTCGGTTTTCGTTTATTGAAATTGAACCAGCATTTGACCATCCGTTGTTCCGCAAGATGGTTCAAGATTTGGATCATCCAGAAAGTACGTTACGAGTGATTGCTAAAGTCCAAGAATTAAATCAAGAAATCGAAAAAGAGTTAGGGAAAGGGTTTCGTATTGGGCATAGTTATTTTGTTTGGAAAGCGTCCGAAACCATTGCTCGCGAACGAGTGAAAGAAGTGGTTGAATTTGAGATTATTCCTCAATTATTTGAATACTGGTTTGACAATGAAGAAAAAGCCGAGCAATGGGCACTGGAGTTGAGGAATAGTTATGAAGAATAA
- a CDS encoding flagellin → MRINTNISAMNTYGRLTNANAAKSESLSKLSSGLRINKAGDDAAGLAISEKMKGQVGGLKQAVRNAQDGVSLIQTAEGALNETHAILGRMRDLANQGANGTLSQDDRGEINKEFEALKTEITRISDTTEFNTKKLLNTKDQNFTFQIGANGGQTMSVTIGKMDSENLGLSKTSLFGDEDILVGNARVDDARQKVTDAKLAVINFDQATLDTAATDAGTAHDTAKLAASARNVDVSALVNGDAYADKAAVAAVIGANEADALEAAGIDFTSSQNGSVIKSAFAALDFEALDATERAAQKDLVSATKAKEAGITPFEDAVKTAEADLETVKALELDEVGRKNASDAIADIDAAIKSVSAQRSDLGAAQNRLSHTVKNLTTTQENLSEANSRIRDVDMAEEMMNFTKNNILSQAATSMLSQANAMPNSVLGLLQG, encoded by the coding sequence ATGAGAATTAATACAAATATCTCTGCAATGAACACTTATGGTCGTTTGACTAATGCAAATGCTGCAAAAAGTGAATCATTATCAAAATTATCATCAGGTTTACGTATTAACAAAGCTGGAGACGATGCTGCTGGGTTAGCAATCTCTGAAAAAATGAAAGGCCAAGTAGGCGGTTTGAAACAAGCGGTACGTAACGCACAAGACGGTGTCTCTTTAATTCAAACAGCTGAAGGTGCTTTAAATGAAACACATGCAATCTTAGGTCGTATGCGCGATTTAGCTAACCAAGGTGCTAACGGAACTTTAAGTCAAGATGACCGTGGTGAAATCAATAAAGAATTTGAAGCATTGAAAACAGAAATCACTCGTATTTCAGATACTACTGAGTTCAATACGAAAAAACTATTAAATACAAAAGATCAAAATTTTACTTTTCAAATTGGTGCTAATGGCGGACAAACAATGTCAGTAACAATTGGTAAAATGGATTCTGAAAACTTAGGTTTATCTAAAACTTCTTTATTTGGTGATGAAGATATCCTTGTAGGAAATGCCAGAGTTGACGATGCACGACAAAAAGTTACTGATGCAAAATTAGCTGTAATTAATTTTGATCAAGCAACTTTAGATACTGCTGCTACTGATGCTGGTACTGCTCATGACACAGCTAAATTAGCAGCAAGTGCAAGAAATGTTGATGTTAGTGCTCTTGTAAATGGAGATGCTTATGCGGATAAAGCTGCAGTGGCAGCAGTAATTGGAGCTAACGAGGCGGATGCTTTAGAAGCTGCAGGAATTGATTTTACATCTTCACAAAATGGATCAGTGATTAAATCTGCGTTTGCTGCTTTAGATTTTGAAGCTTTAGATGCTACTGAAAGAGCTGCACAGAAAGACTTAGTATCAGCAACAAAAGCAAAAGAAGCAGGAATTACTCCATTTGAAGATGCTGTAAAAACTGCAGAAGCTGATTTAGAAACAGTAAAAGCTTTAGAATTAGACGAAGTTGGTCGTAAAAATGCTTCAGATGCGATTGCTGATATCGATGCGGCAATTAAATCTGTTTCAGCACAACGTTCTGACTTAGGTGCGGCGCAAAACCGTCTATCTCATACAGTTAAAAACTTAACAACAACTCAAGAAAACTTATCTGAAGCGAACTCACGTATCCGTGACGTTGATATGGCGGAAGAAATGATGAATTTCACGAAGAATAACATCCTTTCTCAAGCAGCTACTTCAATGTTATCTCAAGCAAATGCTATGCCAAACAGCGTATTAGGCTTATTACAAGGTTAA
- the fliS gene encoding flagellar export chaperone FliS, with protein sequence MYQGQAMQENYLKTQVMSASPNKLIEMLLEGAIKKIRVAKLALETGKLAQMGENLLKAQDIVMELRYSINEEIESPIPQELIQLYEYMYQRLVIANVDRDTKAMDEVQKLLTELLDAWKQISEVK encoded by the coding sequence ATGTATCAAGGACAAGCTATGCAAGAAAATTATTTGAAAACACAAGTGATGAGTGCTTCACCCAATAAATTAATTGAAATGCTTTTAGAAGGCGCGATTAAAAAAATTCGTGTTGCAAAATTAGCATTAGAAACAGGAAAATTAGCGCAAATGGGTGAAAATTTGCTTAAAGCTCAAGATATTGTGATGGAATTACGCTATTCAATTAATGAAGAAATCGAGAGTCCGATTCCACAAGAGCTAATTCAATTGTATGAATATATGTATCAACGTTTAGTGATTGCGAATGTGGATCGTGATACAAAAGCAATGGATGAAGTACAAAAATTATTAACCGAATTATTGGATGCATGGAAACAAATTTCAGAAGTAAAATAA
- a CDS encoding C39 family peptidase, with product MSKALRMLIALIILAAGCFGAYYFFIKEEPTPTEETINSETTLSSTEEQIEEPSKEYNEEATYNKDDQITITSRDAPVENEGSRKFIKTIRFDVPFENQLDKPALENGGGITALSMLLNYYRLGTSKNELADKLPIEPYEKDGLHGDPTKGFVGDLEKGQALGVLAEPIAKVAQEVVGDSYQVVMSDQMPFEELLEQVQRNRPVWITASKDLKVPRNGDYQQWSTEAGRMNMPKYIHAVVIVGMDQYRVYINDPLGEEEKEIKMGEMKEIYEKMGSQSIYLKKN from the coding sequence ATGAGTAAGGCATTACGGATGTTAATAGCATTAATTATTCTAGCTGCTGGTTGTTTTGGTGCGTATTATTTTTTCATAAAAGAAGAACCAACACCCACTGAAGAAACAATAAATTCAGAAACAACCCTTAGCTCGACAGAAGAGCAGATTGAAGAACCTAGCAAAGAATACAATGAAGAAGCTACGTATAACAAAGATGACCAAATTACGATTACTTCACGCGATGCACCAGTAGAAAATGAAGGGTCGCGTAAGTTTATTAAAACAATTCGCTTTGATGTTCCATTTGAAAATCAATTAGACAAACCTGCATTAGAAAATGGTGGTGGCATCACAGCTTTATCGATGCTATTAAATTATTATCGATTAGGTACAAGTAAAAATGAACTTGCTGACAAACTACCTATTGAACCTTATGAAAAAGATGGACTGCATGGCGATCCAACAAAAGGTTTTGTAGGTGATTTGGAAAAAGGGCAGGCTTTAGGTGTTTTAGCAGAGCCAATTGCTAAAGTTGCACAAGAAGTAGTAGGTGATAGTTATCAAGTAGTGATGAGCGATCAAATGCCATTTGAAGAATTATTGGAACAAGTTCAAAGAAATCGCCCTGTTTGGATTACTGCCAGCAAAGATTTGAAAGTACCTAGAAACGGCGATTATCAACAATGGTCGACAGAAGCAGGTAGGATGAATATGCCCAAATATATTCATGCAGTGGTCATTGTCGGCATGGATCAATACCGTGTGTATATCAATGATCCTTTAGGAGAAGAAGAAAAAGAAATTAAGATGGGCGAAATGAAAGAGATTTACGAAAAAATGGGCAGCCAATCCATTTATTTGAAGAAAAATTAA
- a CDS encoding 5-methylcytosine restriction system specificity protein McrC gives MKNNIPIRNIYYMLAYAYQALQFTEYQELSTEEFDDVTELYTAILIVGIPVLLRGGLLRDYMPLQEQSQVLRGKIDISRSIKKNALINKKLIVAYDEFSEDILANQIIKATVLTLLQNEHVKRHQKQVLYGFLPYFSQVSEIVLDSRLWQNIAMTPRNQRYQFILTICRYLFEERLLSEEDKYRQSQLTDEQQLSSLYEQFVRAFYKKETTYQVSSPHIRWNVDDGYSEDLPLMKTDVVLKEKQQTLIIDTKFYAENMVASYRSHTLKHQSDNLYQLYSYVMNYSLKKDETVGGMLLYAKTKAFTQPNHEYVMNGKHLWIMALDLDRPFEEIKAQLLALPRHYFCPQ, from the coding sequence ATGAAGAATAACATTCCAATTCGCAATATTTATTATATGTTGGCGTATGCGTATCAGGCATTGCAATTTACGGAATACCAAGAGTTAAGTACTGAAGAATTCGATGATGTTACTGAGTTATATACAGCCATTTTAATTGTTGGTATTCCAGTATTGTTACGAGGTGGTTTGCTGCGAGATTATATGCCCTTGCAAGAACAATCGCAAGTATTACGTGGCAAAATTGACATTAGTCGTTCGATTAAAAAAAACGCGTTGATTAATAAGAAGTTAATTGTTGCTTATGATGAATTTTCAGAAGATATTCTAGCAAACCAGATTATCAAAGCAACAGTTCTTACTTTATTACAAAACGAACATGTCAAACGTCATCAAAAACAAGTGTTGTATGGTTTTTTACCTTATTTTTCGCAAGTTTCGGAGATTGTTCTTGATAGTCGTTTATGGCAAAATATAGCAATGACGCCTCGAAATCAACGATATCAATTTATTTTGACGATTTGTCGTTATTTATTTGAGGAGCGTTTGCTTTCAGAAGAAGACAAATATCGTCAGTCACAGCTGACTGATGAACAACAATTGTCTTCGTTATATGAACAATTTGTGCGTGCTTTTTATAAGAAAGAAACAACCTATCAGGTGTCCAGTCCGCATATTCGCTGGAATGTAGATGATGGCTATTCGGAAGATTTACCCTTGATGAAAACAGATGTGGTTCTAAAAGAAAAGCAACAAACTTTAATTATCGACACAAAATTTTATGCTGAAAATATGGTGGCAAGTTATCGCAGTCATACATTGAAACATCAATCAGATAATTTGTACCAATTGTACAGCTATGTGATGAACTATTCGCTAAAAAAGGATGAAACAGTAGGTGGAATGCTTTTATATGCAAAAACCAAAGCATTCACGCAACCTAATCATGAATATGTTATGAATGGTAAGCATTTATGGATTATGGCACTGGATTTGGATCGGCCCTTTGAAGAAATAAAAGCACAGTTGTTGGCATTACCTCGACACTATTTTTGCCCACAGTGA
- a CDS encoding OmpA/MotB family protein, whose product MKRKKKHEEHHDEAWLLPYSDMMTLLLALFIVMFAMARVDEEKFEEFRSEFGTIFSSRSGSNSIIGNVVDLGTSRVVPAEQAGDGGGEKTGTGDEVRSISGEEAKEAVLAQKLEDQKMAAAREDIKQALTDANLDGDVEVSLRSDGIHISLEDSILFQSGSTNLSNAVRQYLDLISGHIKELNKEVVIAGHTDNIPDPNSTNWELSAKRAIVVMDYLVGTTGVKQEKVSIQAFADTQPMATNQTTEGRTKNRRVEIIVYKDYE is encoded by the coding sequence ATGAAAAGAAAGAAAAAACATGAAGAACATCATGACGAAGCTTGGTTGCTTCCCTACTCGGATATGATGACTCTTTTGCTAGCATTATTTATCGTGATGTTTGCGATGGCACGAGTTGATGAAGAAAAATTTGAAGAATTTCGTAGTGAGTTTGGAACAATTTTTTCCTCTCGAAGTGGAAGTAATTCTATTATTGGAAATGTAGTAGATCTTGGTACTAGTCGAGTCGTGCCAGCTGAACAAGCAGGGGATGGTGGTGGAGAAAAGACTGGTACAGGCGATGAGGTTCGCTCAATCTCTGGTGAGGAAGCCAAAGAAGCCGTATTAGCACAGAAATTAGAGGACCAAAAAATGGCAGCGGCACGTGAAGACATTAAACAAGCCTTAACTGATGCCAATTTAGATGGTGATGTGGAAGTCTCCTTGCGTTCAGATGGGATTCATATTTCTTTGGAAGATAGTATTTTATTTCAATCGGGCAGTACGAATTTATCTAATGCAGTCCGACAATATCTCGATTTGATTTCAGGTCATATTAAAGAACTGAATAAAGAAGTTGTCATTGCTGGACATACCGATAATATACCTGATCCAAATTCTACTAACTGGGAATTGAGCGCGAAACGAGCCATTGTGGTGATGGACTACTTAGTGGGTACGACTGGTGTTAAGCAAGAGAAAGTTTCGATTCAGGCATTTGCCGATACGCAACCAATGGCAACGAATCAAACAACAGAGGGCCGAACTAAAAATCGCAGAGTAGAAATTATTGTGTATAAAGATTATGAATAA
- a CDS encoding MgtC/SapB family protein — protein MTTTEMLLRMGLAVIVSGLIGFDREVKNRPAGIRTHLLVCIGATIIAMIQEHISATALDFAKEYPEFQGVVRSDEARLIAQVVSGIGFLGAGTIIVTKQSVQGLTTAASLWAVAGLGLAIGMGFYRVGLLGATVILLVLSVLNRMIRTPEIRRLEISYQYSLETQQLIREIFAKQNISIKDYTVTIQCDQPVIYKDSYLLEVPIDFAREELLEAFLTHSEIKSIRLRSS, from the coding sequence ATGACAACGACAGAAATGTTGCTACGCATGGGTTTGGCAGTTATAGTATCAGGATTGATTGGTTTTGATCGTGAAGTTAAAAATCGTCCAGCAGGTATCCGTACACATCTTTTAGTTTGCATTGGTGCCACAATTATTGCGATGATCCAAGAGCATATTTCAGCAACGGCTTTAGACTTTGCGAAAGAATATCCTGAGTTTCAAGGGGTGGTTCGTTCAGATGAAGCACGTTTAATTGCTCAAGTTGTCAGTGGTATTGGTTTTTTAGGAGCAGGAACGATTATTGTGACTAAACAATCTGTTCAAGGCTTAACTACTGCCGCATCGTTATGGGCAGTAGCAGGTTTAGGATTGGCGATTGGCATGGGTTTTTATCGAGTTGGCTTATTAGGTGCTACAGTGATTTTGTTAGTTTTAAGTGTTTTAAACCGAATGATTCGTACACCAGAAATTAGACGCTTAGAAATAAGTTATCAGTATTCTCTCGAAACGCAGCAGCTTATTCGAGAAATATTTGCCAAACAAAATATCTCAATTAAAGATTATACGGTGACGATTCAGTGTGACCAACCAGTGATTTATAAAGATAGCTATCTCTTAGAAGTACCGATTGATTTTGCAAGAGAAGAGTTATTAGAAGCGTTTCTTACTCATTCAGAAATCAAATCAATTCGGTTACGTAGTAGTTAA
- the motA gene encoding flagellar motor stator protein MotA has translation MDIFLIVGIILGFVSVVVGMILKGANVMVLINPAAAMIIFIGTIAALVNSFPGSEIKRLPKVFGALMRNDEEDVTGIIEKIVELANLARRDGVLALESSVEGLENPFMKKGLEMVVDGVDPEQIREIMENEIVGIEERHRTAAQMLKTAGAAAPTLGVLGAVIGLIGALGNLNDVDALGHMISAAFVATIYGIFLGYVILVPFGSRLTSKSAIEVQSMMIIIEGVMAIQAGQTPKTIEQKLNSLIEPGKRSSNDE, from the coding sequence ATGGATATATTTTTAATAGTTGGGATTATATTAGGGTTTGTCTCCGTTGTTGTCGGGATGATTTTAAAAGGTGCAAATGTCATGGTTTTAATCAATCCGGCTGCTGCGATGATTATCTTTATAGGGACAATTGCTGCCTTAGTCAATTCGTTTCCTGGAAGCGAGATTAAACGCCTACCGAAAGTTTTTGGTGCATTAATGCGAAATGATGAAGAAGATGTTACAGGAATTATCGAAAAAATTGTAGAATTAGCCAATCTTGCGCGTCGAGATGGTGTGTTGGCATTAGAGAGCAGTGTCGAAGGGTTAGAAAATCCTTTTATGAAAAAAGGTTTAGAAATGGTTGTTGATGGCGTTGATCCTGAACAAATCCGAGAAATTATGGAAAATGAAATTGTCGGTATTGAAGAACGTCACCGTACAGCAGCTCAAATGCTAAAAACAGCAGGAGCAGCAGCGCCCACACTAGGAGTATTAGGAGCTGTAATTGGTCTGATTGGTGCCTTAGGGAACTTAAATGATGTGGATGCACTGGGACATATGATTTCAGCAGCTTTCGTAGCGACGATTTATGGGATTTTCTTAGGTTATGTTATTTTGGTGCCTTTTGGGTCACGACTCACATCAAAGTCAGCAATTGAAGTTCAATCGATGATGATTATTATCGAAGGGGTTATGGCAATTCAAGCGGGTCAAACGCCAAAAACGATCGAACAAAAATTAAATAGTTTAATTGAACCAGGAAAACGTTCATCAAATGATGAGTAA
- the fliD gene encoding flagellar filament capping protein FliD, with product MASITGASGISSILGQYSGIGADQIDQLLQGDAIPKLRAQNRIEGIQKEKTAWSDIKTRLTNFLKKTEDLQKLDTFQTKKATSSDDKSVKISGTAAAGEGKYSVQVKQLATSSSLTGAKLATNDTSLLASGALTIKTAELDENGVAKEFTFDIDSLDSLKDIATKINKETKNSNITATIVDNRLVLEDKKTGDRTFTVEGNVKNALGLSETEATFTQGKDAEFVLNGIEIKRQSNTIDDVIEGVTFELLQQTEEGKNVSLTLTNDTSKIKTAVKDFVTQYNSLMSLISDKLKVGDPSSDNNTDAGALAGDSTLIRLQTELRNMVAPPYTSGGGLKAGDLGISITDRQGTLALDEKKFDELLAKDPDAVKDFFFKSEKTGETTKTSGYSVALKEIADKYLSEKSDNKGVLATKFESYEASIKDLNKQITRLDTILEQKKARYVDMFTRLDQAMMQAEEQMSWLVSQVESFNGGK from the coding sequence ATGGCAAGTATTACAGGTGCATCAGGAATTAGTAGTATTTTAGGGCAATATTCTGGCATAGGTGCCGATCAAATTGATCAGTTATTGCAAGGTGATGCGATTCCAAAACTACGTGCACAAAATCGAATTGAAGGTATTCAAAAAGAAAAAACTGCTTGGAGTGATATTAAAACTCGTTTAACAAATTTTTTGAAAAAAACAGAGGATTTACAAAAATTAGATACGTTTCAAACGAAAAAGGCCACTTCTTCTGATGATAAAAGCGTTAAAATTTCAGGTACGGCAGCAGCTGGAGAAGGAAAATATTCTGTTCAAGTTAAGCAATTAGCGACATCCTCTAGTTTAACGGGTGCAAAATTAGCAACGAATGATACCTCCTTGTTAGCGTCTGGGGCATTAACAATTAAAACAGCAGAATTAGATGAAAATGGAGTAGCAAAAGAATTTACTTTTGATATTGATTCTTTAGATAGCTTAAAAGACATAGCAACAAAAATTAATAAAGAAACAAAAAATTCCAATATTACTGCAACAATTGTTGATAATCGTTTAGTTTTAGAAGATAAAAAAACTGGTGATCGTACCTTTACTGTAGAAGGAAACGTCAAAAATGCTTTAGGATTATCAGAAACAGAGGCTACTTTCACACAAGGAAAAGATGCTGAATTTGTATTGAATGGGATTGAAATTAAACGCCAGTCAAATACAATCGATGATGTTATCGAAGGTGTAACATTTGAATTGCTTCAGCAAACTGAAGAAGGGAAAAATGTTTCTCTCACACTAACCAATGACACATCAAAAATTAAAACTGCGGTTAAAGATTTTGTCACACAATACAATAGTTTAATGTCTTTAATTAGTGACAAATTAAAAGTTGGTGATCCGAGTTCAGACAACAATACGGATGCAGGTGCTTTAGCAGGAGATAGCACGTTAATTCGGCTACAAACAGAATTACGTAATATGGTTGCACCACCGTATACTTCTGGTGGTGGGTTGAAAGCTGGAGATTTGGGGATTTCGATTACTGATCGCCAAGGAACCTTAGCCTTAGATGAAAAGAAATTTGATGAATTATTGGCTAAAGATCCAGATGCGGTCAAAGATTTCTTTTTCAAATCAGAAAAAACAGGAGAAACAACCAAAACAAGTGGTTACTCAGTTGCTTTAAAAGAGATTGCCGATAAATATTTATCAGAAAAAAGCGATAATAAAGGGGTTTTAGCAACAAAATTTGAATCTTACGAAGCAAGTATTAAAGATTTAAATAAACAAATTACACGTTTAGATACGATCTTGGAGCAAAAGAAAGCTAGGTATGTGGATATGTTTACTCGTTTAGACCAAGCGATGATGCAGGCGGAAGAACAAATGTCATGGTTGGTTAGTCAAGTGGAATCATTTAATGGTGGAAAATAA